A portion of the Acidihalobacter yilgarnensis genome contains these proteins:
- a CDS encoding cell division protein ZapA, whose amino-acid sequence MNQIPVSVHILEREYQVMCAEDEREALVASAQALNVRMREIRTTGRVVGGERIAVMTALNLIHELMQQNATQSLADQVLLTRIKNLDAAVAITLDHVGSPEKQSTAKGS is encoded by the coding sequence ATGAACCAGATTCCTGTCAGCGTGCATATCCTCGAGCGCGAATATCAAGTCATGTGCGCGGAGGACGAGCGGGAAGCGCTCGTTGCATCCGCGCAGGCACTCAACGTACGTATGCGGGAAATCCGCACGACCGGCCGCGTCGTCGGCGGAGAGCGCATCGCCGTCATGACCGCGTTGAACCTAATCCACGAACTGATGCAACAAAACGCTACACAATCGCTCGCCGACCAAGTCCTGCTAACCCGAATCAAAAACCTCGATGCTGCCGTTGCGATCACCTTGGATCACGTTGGCTCGCCGGAAAAACAGAGCACCGCCAAGGGCTCGTGA
- a CDS encoding TIGR02449 family protein, which produces MRSQWLTLFGQGAYIYRMIDDSAPAFYEAALRELERRVLELTVLCERQHKENQTLKRQLQGLQHERSGLIEKHELTKHRVEAMIGRLKNLEETP; this is translated from the coding sequence ATGCGGTCTCAGTGGTTGACCCTGTTCGGCCAGGGCGCCTATATTTACCGCATGATTGACGACTCCGCCCCAGCCTTCTACGAAGCCGCTCTACGCGAGCTGGAGCGCCGCGTCCTCGAACTCACCGTACTGTGCGAACGGCAACACAAGGAAAACCAGACGCTCAAACGCCAACTGCAGGGACTGCAGCATGAGCGCAGCGGCCTGATCGAGAAGCACGAACTGACCAAACATCGCGTCGAGGCCATGATCGGCCGCCTCAAGAACCTGGAAGAAACACCATGA
- a CDS encoding 5-formyltetrahydrofolate cyclo-ligase, with protein sequence MNARDPLRRDLRRRRAALSQAERTHAGCLVAKHLIHTPWFRAARNIAGYLAVGGELDAWPALLAAHRVGKRIFLPVLAPDGRLWFQRWTTNTPMRHNRFGIAEPAASANRRLEGRALDLVLTPLVGFDRHGNRLGMGGGFYDRTFAYQRLLPNWKRPALIGLAYDFQEVEALPCEAWDVPLAGIVTPAGARRFGVP encoded by the coding sequence ATGAATGCGCGCGACCCACTCCGACGAGATCTCCGCCGCCGGCGCGCCGCTCTCTCACAAGCCGAGCGCACGCATGCGGGCTGCCTCGTCGCCAAGCACCTCATCCATACCCCCTGGTTTCGCGCCGCTCGCAATATCGCCGGCTATCTTGCGGTCGGCGGGGAACTCGATGCCTGGCCAGCGCTACTGGCCGCACATCGTGTTGGCAAACGCATTTTTCTACCCGTGCTCGCCCCGGACGGGCGACTCTGGTTTCAGCGCTGGACAACGAACACACCAATGCGCCACAACCGCTTCGGCATCGCTGAGCCCGCGGCTTCGGCCAATCGACGGCTGGAAGGCCGCGCGCTAGATCTCGTGCTCACGCCCTTGGTCGGTTTCGACCGTCATGGCAATCGTCTGGGCATGGGGGGAGGCTTTTACGACCGCACCTTCGCCTATCAGCGCCTCCTTCCGAACTGGAAGCGACCGGCGCTCATCGGGCTGGCTTACGACTTCCAGGAGGTCGAAGCCCTGCCCTGCGAGGCCTGGGATGTCCCGCTGGCCGGCATCGTCACCCCCGCCGGCGCGAGGCGGTTCGGCGTCCCGTAG
- a CDS encoding EVE domain-containing protein, translating into MHYWLMKSEPDTFGIDDLERVGREPWDGIRNYQARNFMRDGMQPGDLALFYHSNADPTGVAGIMRIASQAKPDPTAFDPEAKYYDPKSVPEAPRWQLVEVAFERKLRRVITLAELRTRPELADMPLLRKGQRLSILPVDERHWQAILALE; encoded by the coding sequence ATGCACTATTGGCTGATGAAATCGGAGCCTGACACCTTCGGCATCGACGATCTTGAGCGCGTGGGCCGTGAACCTTGGGATGGCATCCGCAACTACCAGGCACGTAATTTCATGCGCGATGGCATGCAACCTGGCGACCTCGCGCTGTTCTACCACTCCAACGCCGACCCGACAGGCGTGGCGGGCATCATGCGCATCGCGAGTCAGGCCAAACCTGACCCCACTGCCTTCGACCCTGAAGCCAAGTACTACGACCCCAAAAGCGTACCGGAAGCCCCGCGCTGGCAGCTTGTCGAAGTAGCATTCGAGCGCAAGCTGCGCCGCGTCATCACCCTCGCCGAGCTGCGCACGCGTCCTGAGCTGGCCGATATGCCTCTGCTGCGCAAGGGCCAGCGTCTTTCCATCCTGCCCGTGGACGAGCGCCACTGGCAGGCGATTCTCGCTCTAGAGTAG
- a CDS encoding glutathione S-transferase family protein: MPTLYYFWSSPESQRVRLALGYKAVPYVERALDYTDDETFFDLGLARSVPVLQLDDGRLLTDSADILLRIDTLFPDTPPLVDGRLDPAAWAALLDWRHRVHHVLERLYAPIRPAYRDIGEDPQVLAAYKAEVTTRFGMSLEALANDRYDGYAQLRQLSRLDELARHLAQRRFYTGEISSADLLLTADLYPIQVHDGISLPIDLMYYLQRVGEACATSLSAGLLTA, encoded by the coding sequence GTGCCGACCCTCTACTACTTCTGGTCGTCACCCGAATCGCAACGGGTCAGGCTCGCGCTCGGCTACAAGGCCGTGCCCTATGTGGAACGCGCGCTCGATTACACCGACGACGAAACCTTTTTCGACTTGGGGCTCGCCCGCAGCGTGCCGGTGCTGCAACTCGACGACGGTCGCCTTCTGACCGACTCGGCGGACATCCTGCTACGGATCGATACCCTGTTCCCGGATACGCCGCCCCTGGTCGACGGCCGCCTCGATCCCGCGGCATGGGCGGCCTTGCTTGACTGGCGTCATCGCGTACACCATGTATTGGAGCGACTCTACGCCCCCATTCGGCCTGCCTACCGGGACATTGGCGAAGATCCGCAAGTCCTCGCCGCCTACAAGGCCGAGGTAACGACGCGCTTCGGTATGTCGCTAGAGGCGTTGGCGAACGACCGCTATGATGGTTATGCGCAGCTCCGGCAGTTGTCCAGGCTCGACGAGTTGGCGCGTCACCTTGCGCAGCGGCGGTTCTACACAGGCGAAATCAGCAGTGCCGATCTGCTACTCACCGCCGACCTATATCCCATCCAGGTACACGACGGCATCTCGCTGCCGATCGACCTGATGTATTACCTGCAACGCGTCGGCGAAGCCTGCGCAACATCGCTCTCAGCCGGGCTGCTCACGGCCTGA